The following DNA comes from candidate division KSB1 bacterium.
GGGTGCCTGGCTCGCGATGAATCACCAGAAGCACGGCAGGATTCCCATCCACCCGGGTAAGGCTCAGGGGCTCGGAGTACGTGTCGACCACAGTCCCCACATCGCGGATCCGAATCAGTCGCCCGCCCACACAGGCCACCGGCTCATTGAGGAGGTCCTCCGGCCGGAGGACAGGGTTCTCCACGACGAGGGCGATCCGGGCTCCGTCCTGACGGATATAGCCGGCAGCTGTGCGCTGAGCCACCTCCAAGACCCGCTGCTGAACCTGCCAAAGATCCACCCCGGCCGCTTCCAGAAGGTCCCTTTCGAGGCGGATCTCCAGTTCCCGGTCTGACCCGCCGAGTACCTCTACTCCAGCCACACCCTCCACGCCCAGCAGGCTGGGCCGGATCTTCTCCTTCGCGAGAGAGCGGAGCCAATGGAGGGGGTAGGGTCCGGTCAAACGGTACGAAAGGAAGTGCCCGGCTTGGAACTCCTTCGGCACGTACTTCTGAATCTGCGGCGGGTACACCCCATACGGCAGGTTGCGACGCACCAGAGAGAGTTTCTCGCCGAGCTCAAGGAGGGCGTAGTCCATGTCAGTCTCTCGCGTGAACTCCAGCGTCACGCTCGAGAGGCCCTCCTCGGAGGTCGACTCAACACTTCGAACCCCCTGGACGGTGCTGGCCTCAGCCTCAATGGGGGCGGTGACGTAGGCTTCCACAGTCTCCGGCGAGGTATTGGGCCAGATCGTGGTGATGGTCACCCGGGCGAAATCCACCTCGGGGTTGAGTTCCAGGGGCAGGTGCCACAGGGAGTACACACCCGTGGCGAGCACCACGAGGTATCCCATGGTCATGGCGACGGGGCGTTGTGTCAGCTGCCTAAGCATCGTTCCGAACAACGGCGCAAAGGGTCTCTCCCTCTACCAGGGCCCAACCACGTTCAGACCCTGTGCCTCCGCTGCGCCAGGAGCAAGTACAGGACCGGAACCACGACGAGGGTGAGGAGGGTAGCGAAGCTGATGCCGAAGATAACCGTCACGGCGAGGGGCCGCTGCAGTTCTGCGCCAGCCCCGATCCCTACGGCCATCGGCAGCAGACCAAGGACGGTTGTGACCGTGGTCATCACGATGGGTCGCAGGCGATGGCGTCCTGCCTGTCGAATCGCCTCGTACACAGGGGTTCCCCGCCGAACGCTGCGATTGATGAAGTCGACTTTCACGATCCCGTCGTTTACGACAATCCCGACCAGCACCACGAAGCCGATCAAGGAGATGACGTTCCAGCTGGTGCCCGTCACCAGTAGGCCGAAGGCCACGCCGATGACCCCGAGCGGCACGGTCATCATCACGACGAAGGGCTGCCACAAGGACTCGAATTCCGCGGCCAGGATCATGAACACAAGGACCACGGCCAGGATCGCGGCCGTGATGAGACTGCGGAACGACTGGCGCATCTCCTGGCGGGCCCCGGTCACTTCCACCCGTACGCCGGCGGGCACCCGAAAAGCCGCCACTTCCCGCTGAACATCTCGAAGAACCGCCCCCAGTCGCCGGCCGGCCACGCTGGCCCGCAACGTCACAACCCGCTCCTGGTTCTCTCGCCGAATTTCGGAGGGACCGCGCGAGAATCGGTAGTCCACCACCTCCCGTACCGGCACGGAGCTGTAGCCTGTCGGGATCCGGGCTTCGAGAAGGTCCCAGAGAGTGCGCCTGTCGTCGCCCTTGGGCCACACCCGGATATCGATCTTCCGATCCGGCTCCTCAAACTGCGTGGATACGTTGCCCCGGAAGAAGTCGCGCACGAACTCCGAAACCCGTCCCGTGCTCAGGCCGAACAGGACAGCCTGGTCGCGACGGACGGCTATCCGCACCTCCGGTTGGCCTTCTTCCGCGTCCACAGTGAGCCCGGTGAACCCCTGGATCCTGGCAAGACGCTGGCGCAAAGCCTCCGCCAACGCCCGGCACACCGACCAGTCCTCCCCGAACACCTGCACCTCCACATCGGAGCGCCCAGGATCCAGTAGACCCGCCAGCCCAGCCTGGGGCGCCTGGAACGTGACCTCCGTTCCCAAGCGGGGACATGTGCGACGGAGCTCCTCCATCACCGCTTGTGTGCGGCCCAGGTATCCGGGCCGCAGCCGTACCCGAAAGGAGGCCCGGTGGAGAGCCAGTTCGCCCGCACGAAAGAGCCGCTGGGTGGGCTGGATTCCGACCGTTGCGAAAACCGTCTGCACGCCGGGGTGGGCAAGGAAGTGTCTCTCCAGGGCTGCCGCCGCCTCGGACGTAGCCTCCAGGCTCGTGCCGGGAGGCATCTCCAGCTCGACTACAAATTCCCCTTGATCCACCCACGGCATCAGTTCGCGCTCGATGTGGGCCGCGGCCAGCAAAGCCAAGCCGAAAGCGAGAAGTGTAAGCGCCACGACCCGCCAAGGATGGCGAAGAGCCAGGTCGAGAACCCTCTCGTAGTGCGACGCAAGGCGGCGCAGGGGACCAACACCTGACCGCGCCTCGTCGCGGGCCGTCTCCGAGGGATGCACGCCAGCCGCCAGGACCGGCAACAGGGTGAGGGACACAACCAACGACGCCAGAAGCGCCGTGCTCACCGCATAGGCCTGGTGTTTGAAAAGCTGACCCGCCACACCTCGCACGTACACCACCGGGAAAAACACGGCCACTGTGGTCAGCGTGGATGCCGTGACGGCCATGGCCACTTCCGAAACGCCCGTCACGGAGGCCCTGTCCGGGGGTTCTCCCCTCTCCCAGTGGCGGAAGATGTTCTCCAATACGACGACGCTGGCGTCGACCAGCATCCCCACGCCCAGGGCCAGGCCGCCGAGGGTCATCAGGTTCAGTCCGGCCCCCGCAGCGTGGAGAAAGATGAACGTGGCCAGGATGCTGAGGGGGATAGACACGCTGACCATAAGCGGGTAACGCGGGTCTCGCAGGAACAGAAACAGGACCAGGAATGCCAAGACGCCCCCGATGGCCACCGCCTGCAGCACGTTGGCGATGGCCTGCGAAATGAACGCGGACTGATCGAAGGCAACGTCCAGATCGAGATCGGGGTACCGAGCGCGCAGCTCCGAGAGTGCAGCCCGGGCCGCCCGGCACACCTGAATGGTGTTTGCTCCGGCGTCCTTGTAAATGAGGAGGCCGATGCTCGGTCTTCCGTTCCACCGGTTCTCGTTCTCGCGCTCCCGTGTCCCCAAACGTACGCTCGCCACATCTCGCACCCTTACCCGTCGCTCTCCCCGCCAGAAGATGGGCACCTCCTCGATCTCCGCCAGGTCACGGAACGTGCCGAGCAAGCGCAGGGAGAAACGGAATTCTCCGCGTCGGATGGTCCCGCCGGGCAGCGTCACGTTGGCACGCTGGAGCGCGGCGGCCACGTCCGCCACCGAGAGACCCAGCGTCTCAAGGCGGTCCTGATCGACCTCCACCTGGATCTCCGGCTCCACCTCGCCCACCAGCTCCACCAGGGCCAGGCCCGGCAATTGCTCCAGACGTCGCTTGAATACGTCGCGACACAAGCCTGTAAGCTCGCCCAACTCGGCCCCGGAGACCGCAACTCCCATGATCGGCTGGCTGCGCGGATCCATCCGTAGGATCGTCGGTCGGTCCACGTCGCGGGGCAGAAGCCAGCG
Coding sequences within:
- a CDS encoding efflux RND transporter permease subunit; amino-acid sequence: MLDVKKPEPSHVFWLLVRRPVAVSMVYAAVALLGCVSLLRLPIDLLPDLSYPRLTVVTVYPGAAPTEVETSVTVPIEGALSTLSGLRHITSVSREEVSLVTLEFPWGTNMDVTMLHVREKLDELRWLLPRDVDRPTILRMDPRSQPIMGVAVSGAELGELTGLCRDVFKRRLEQLPGLALVELVGEVEPEIQVEVDQDRLETLGLSVADVAAALQRANVTLPGGTIRRGEFRFSLRLLGTFRDLAEIEEVPIFWRGERRVRVRDVASVRLGTRERENENRWNGRPSIGLLIYKDAGANTIQVCRAARAALSELRARYPDLDLDVAFDQSAFISQAIANVLQAVAIGGVLAFLVLFLFLRDPRYPLMVSVSIPLSILATFIFLHAAGAGLNLMTLGGLALGVGMLVDASVVVLENIFRHWERGEPPDRASVTGVSEVAMAVTASTLTTVAVFFPVVYVRGVAGQLFKHQAYAVSTALLASLVVSLTLLPVLAAGVHPSETARDEARSGVGPLRRLASHYERVLDLALRHPWRVVALTLLAFGLALLAAAHIERELMPWVDQGEFVVELEMPPGTSLEATSEAAAALERHFLAHPGVQTVFATVGIQPTQRLFRAGELALHRASFRVRLRPGYLGRTQAVMEELRRTCPRLGTEVTFQAPQAGLAGLLDPGRSDVEVQVFGEDWSVCRALAEALRQRLARIQGFTGLTVDAEEGQPEVRIAVRRDQAVLFGLSTGRVSEFVRDFFRGNVSTQFEEPDRKIDIRVWPKGDDRRTLWDLLEARIPTGYSSVPVREVVDYRFSRGPSEIRRENQERVVTLRASVAGRRLGAVLRDVQREVAAFRVPAGVRVEVTGARQEMRQSFRSLITAAILAVVLVFMILAAEFESLWQPFVVMMTVPLGVIGVAFGLLVTGTSWNVISLIGFVVLVGIVVNDGIVKVDFINRSVRRGTPVYEAIRQAGRHRLRPIVMTTVTTVLGLLPMAVGIGAGAELQRPLAVTVIFGISFATLLTLVVVPVLYLLLAQRRHRV